From a single Lolium rigidum isolate FL_2022 chromosome 7, APGP_CSIRO_Lrig_0.1, whole genome shotgun sequence genomic region:
- the LOC124673308 gene encoding uncharacterized protein LOC124673308 → MAACTFVAGSPSSTRTRLLPSAPPRVSRRALSASTDVRFARRTHIAASLGVTQNTGVVMPDTNIVTQNDLLIVGPGVLGRLVAEKWLKEHPGCKVFGQTASTDHHSELTDIGIIPSLKGSTISQKAPYVIFCAPPSRSDDYPGDLRVAASNWSGEGSFLFTSSTALYDCSDNRLCNEDCPSVPVGRGPRTDVLLRAENVVLEAGGCVLRLAGLYKIDRGAHFFWLRKGTLDSRPDHVINQIHYEDAASLAIAIMKKRPRGRIFLGCDNKPLSRQEIMDAVNKSGKFDTEFQGFTGTDGPLGKRMENPKTRADIGWEPKYPTFTEFLGVSN, encoded by the exons ATGGCGGCGTGCACCTTCGTGGCGGGGTCGCCGTCGTCGACCCGCACCAGGCTGCTCCCGTCCGCGCCCCCGCGCGTCAGCCGCCGCGCGCTCTCCGCCTCCACCGACGTCCGCTTCGCCCGCCGCACGCATATCGCCGCCTCTCTCG GGGTAACTCAAAATACAGGGGTCGTGATGCCCGACACCAACATTGTTACCCAGAATGATTTACTGATCGTGGGCCCAGGTGTGCTTGGGAGACTGGTAGCTGAGAAGTGGCTAAAG GAACATCCAGGCTGCAAAGTTTTTGGCCAGACTGCAAGCACAGATCATCACAGCGAGCTAACCGATATTGGCATCATTCCCTCCTTGAAGGGATCCACTATTTCTCAGAAGGCTCCATATGTTATTTTCTGTGCTCCTCCATCTCGTTCTGATGATTACCCTGGCGATTTGAG AGTGGCTGCCTCAAATTGGAGCGGTGAAGGTTCCTTCCTGTTTACATCAAGTACTGCTCTCTATGACTGCAGCGATAACAGATTGTGCAACGAG GATTGTCCATCTGTTCCAGTTGGCAGGGGTCCTCGTACTGATGTCCTTCTTAGAGCTGAAAATGTTGTGCTGGAGGCAGGAGGCTGTGTTCTCAGGCTAGCAGGACTTTAT aaaatagatagagGTGCTCATTTTTTCTGGTTGAGGAAGGGAACATTGGACTCGCGACCAGATCATGTTATCAATCAGATCCATTATGAG GATGCTGCGTCCCTTGCAATTGCCATAATGAAAAAGAGACCTCGGGGTCGCATCTTTTTGGGCTGTGACAATAAGCCTCTTTCCAG GCAAGAAATAATGGATGCCGTTAACAAAAGTGGAAAGTTTGACACAGAATTTCAAGGTTTTACTG GTACCGATGGTCCATTAGGGAAGAGGATGGAGAACCCGAAAACTCGGGCTGATATTGGATGGGAGCCCAAATACCCAACCTTCACAGAGTTCCTTGGTGTCAGTAATTAA